In Sandaracinaceae bacterium, the following proteins share a genomic window:
- a CDS encoding translocation/assembly module TamB domain-containing protein gives MNATATVRHVPGRPIEGEWEAHLLAPARSATPGSEPESPPAADTEAVLGSGTAVTACGGDALDVALTGTLRNEHTATELIVNTGGQQPLRIELSAATPIESWLSGEQAPTVSAALAGRIVALDLGSLPIVCEHVRGTVDGTLTGERLGSPTAELGIHLVAPALVFGRDAAVAMALDASVTNAGATSEVVVRASDGGRGDVQVQFPFTWGVDGLAPAIPDGAMTMRARFTDLSLEPIAGITPFVRRRAGTIDGHLEISGTLDEPVPSGEIRLHAATLMMPGLGQRLSDLEAHVSLTPSSIVVHELRARDVRGRISVTGEGHFSGRQPTSLEATLEAWDFPVRQAGLIIATVTSHAELDLERRSDALRGELVFQRLVVTMPDELRTAVQDLAQNNDIVYLDSYPAGWEPPEVIEPEEAVATSEVDDESPFVPTYFHIDLERPFWVQRSDFAIQLTASLDLGVVEEGVRLSGVVRTQRGYLELLGSSFDIEEGTVSFPGGTTISPVLDLSAVSNAGLDNEVRVRIKGNLMELQLTFFDRSGNEITAGLAVQCITTSQCSEVGDFSSGGEGQQATEQAQSALASLTVGLLTAAARHGLGDAVPRIGVSTGGGFDSVSARVGFEANRLIPKFLRNIVLGLYIEGFVSSAGTNENRAAVQETNSQASGGFLIELRHPRSLVTRGRFAPRSGWSLDVLWQR, from the coding sequence GTGAACGCCACCGCGACCGTTCGTCACGTGCCGGGGCGTCCCATCGAGGGCGAGTGGGAGGCGCACCTGCTCGCCCCGGCGAGGAGCGCCACGCCCGGCTCCGAGCCAGAGTCACCGCCTGCTGCGGACACCGAGGCGGTCCTCGGCAGTGGGACGGCCGTCACAGCGTGTGGCGGCGACGCGCTCGACGTGGCGCTCACGGGTACGCTTCGCAACGAGCACACCGCCACCGAGCTGATCGTGAACACGGGTGGCCAGCAGCCGCTCCGTATCGAGCTCAGCGCAGCGACCCCCATCGAGAGCTGGTTGAGTGGGGAGCAGGCCCCGACCGTCAGCGCTGCCCTCGCGGGGCGCATCGTGGCCCTCGACCTCGGCAGCCTCCCCATCGTGTGCGAGCACGTGCGCGGCACCGTCGACGGGACGCTGACCGGCGAGCGCCTCGGGAGTCCGACGGCCGAGCTGGGGATCCACCTCGTGGCACCGGCGTTGGTGTTCGGTCGCGATGCGGCGGTGGCGATGGCGCTGGATGCCTCGGTGACGAACGCGGGCGCGACGTCCGAGGTGGTCGTGCGTGCGAGCGACGGTGGTCGCGGCGACGTCCAGGTACAGTTCCCGTTCACCTGGGGCGTGGATGGCCTCGCGCCCGCCATCCCCGATGGTGCCATGACCATGCGAGCGCGCTTCACGGACCTGTCTCTCGAACCCATCGCGGGGATCACGCCGTTCGTCCGACGCCGCGCGGGGACCATCGACGGCCACCTCGAGATCAGCGGGACGCTCGATGAGCCGGTGCCGAGCGGCGAGATCCGTCTCCACGCGGCGACGCTCATGATGCCTGGGCTCGGACAGCGCCTGTCGGACCTCGAAGCCCACGTGTCCCTCACCCCCAGCAGCATCGTCGTTCACGAGCTGCGGGCGCGCGATGTGCGAGGACGGATATCCGTCACAGGGGAGGGGCACTTCAGCGGTCGTCAGCCCACCAGCCTCGAAGCCACCCTCGAAGCATGGGATTTCCCGGTGCGGCAGGCGGGCTTGATCATCGCCACGGTGACGTCGCACGCGGAGCTGGACCTCGAGCGGCGGAGCGATGCGCTGCGCGGCGAGCTGGTGTTCCAGCGCTTGGTCGTGACCATGCCGGACGAGCTGCGCACCGCGGTGCAAGACCTCGCGCAGAACAACGACATCGTGTACCTGGACTCGTACCCAGCGGGCTGGGAGCCACCGGAGGTCATCGAGCCGGAGGAGGCAGTGGCGACCAGCGAGGTGGACGACGAGTCCCCCTTCGTCCCCACGTACTTCCACATCGATCTCGAGCGCCCGTTCTGGGTGCAGCGCTCGGACTTCGCCATCCAGCTGACGGCGTCGCTCGACCTCGGTGTCGTCGAGGAGGGCGTCCGCCTGAGCGGTGTGGTGCGCACGCAGCGCGGCTACCTCGAGCTGCTCGGTAGCTCGTTCGACATCGAAGAGGGCACTGTGAGCTTCCCCGGAGGGACCACCATCTCGCCCGTGCTCGATCTCTCGGCGGTGTCCAACGCCGGTCTCGACAACGAGGTGCGCGTGCGCATCAAGGGCAACCTCATGGAGCTCCAGCTCACGTTCTTCGACCGGAGCGGCAACGAGATCACCGCGGGCCTCGCGGTGCAGTGCATCACCACGTCGCAGTGCAGTGAGGTCGGTGACTTCTCGTCGGGCGGGGAGGGTCAGCAAGCCACCGAACAGGCTCAGAGCGCGCTCGCGAGCCTCACGGTGGGGCTGCTCACGGCGGCCGCGCGACACGGCCTGGGAGATGCCGTCCCGCGCATCGGCGTGAGTACGGGCGGTGGCTTCGACAGCGTCAGCGCCCGCGTGGGGTTCGAGGCCAACCGCCTCATCCCCAAGTTCCTGCGGAACATCGTGTTGGGCCTCTACATCGAGGGCTTCGTGAGCAGCGCCGGGACCAACGAGAACCGGGCTGCGGTGCAAGAGACCAACTCCCAGGCCTCCGGCGGCTTCCTGATCGAGCTCCGTCATCCTCGCAGCCTGGTCACGCGTGGTCGCTTCGCCCCGCGCAGCGGTTGGTCCCTGGACGTGCTGTGGCAGCGATGA
- a CDS encoding BamA/TamA family outer membrane protein gives MKRLAFVAFCLLVGGCKTIPEDRYGITRLRFEGAEHIDARALATCLASHERTRVGITLGLPGSPSCGEPPFDARYAELRLWTWPWTEWPLFDQSLFDQDLDRVIRWYRARGYPNARVVETRITPAAARDSDLVEEDTACERDDGDEGCRVRITIVIDEGDPIRVTTVRVLHGEGQVIDPDLAEELEDAVDLDPEERFDEYAYELGKTQLLGVLADRGHCHAVVEGSVRILRAALTAEVDYRVTAGPVCRVGEVTVEGEVDLPVGPIRRASKLRTGTLYDASDILDAQQAVFALGAFSTVEVEADVVAGVNVVPIVIRVTPAQRNRFMLGGGVQTGQALSTTDGDAQLVNQWDLHVLAGWENRNLFGGMRRLSLEDRVRLISNEQFPRFSSFAANQNLGNVLTLEFEQPAFIEARTSLKITGLYDVGPDPYAAFFRHAIRAGVDLERAFWERRIRISAGIHIASYMVPGSPMSASDAQQDWLVTYWQQTLELDLRDQPVRTRQGLYLSLRLQEAGFGLPSNWSYLRILPEIRAYAPLPAGIVLAGRFRIGAIFGRENFGDAISADNPLRMGPDIHRFRGGGPVSNRGFLAQRLGDGEAGGTRLWEANLELRVPISQNLWLATFADMGDASREERFRFNYLQLSVGGGVRYYTIVGPIRVDVGFRVPGAQVLGGGDQRELGYCTEPDTLVVVDCAGSSHRGRLFGGPGGAIHITLGDAF, from the coding sequence ATGAAGCGGCTCGCCTTCGTCGCGTTCTGTCTCCTGGTGGGTGGGTGCAAGACCATCCCCGAGGATCGCTATGGCATCACCCGCCTGCGCTTCGAGGGCGCCGAGCACATCGATGCGCGCGCTCTCGCGACATGCCTTGCCAGCCACGAGCGAACGCGCGTGGGCATCACGCTCGGCCTGCCCGGCAGCCCCTCGTGTGGGGAGCCGCCCTTCGACGCGCGCTACGCGGAGCTGCGCCTCTGGACGTGGCCCTGGACCGAGTGGCCGCTGTTCGATCAGTCGCTGTTCGACCAGGACCTCGACCGCGTCATCCGCTGGTACCGCGCGCGCGGCTATCCGAACGCGCGCGTGGTCGAGACGCGCATCACTCCCGCCGCGGCGCGGGACAGCGACCTAGTCGAGGAGGACACCGCCTGCGAGCGTGACGACGGCGACGAGGGCTGCCGCGTGCGCATCACCATCGTGATCGACGAGGGCGATCCCATTCGTGTCACCACGGTGCGTGTGCTCCACGGAGAGGGGCAGGTCATCGACCCCGACCTCGCCGAAGAGCTCGAGGACGCCGTCGACCTCGATCCCGAGGAGCGCTTCGACGAGTACGCGTACGAGCTGGGCAAGACCCAGCTGCTCGGCGTGCTGGCGGATCGCGGCCACTGCCATGCGGTGGTCGAGGGCAGCGTGCGCATCCTGCGGGCGGCCCTCACCGCCGAGGTGGACTACCGCGTCACGGCGGGCCCCGTCTGCCGCGTGGGGGAGGTGACCGTCGAGGGCGAAGTGGACTTGCCGGTGGGCCCCATCCGGCGCGCCAGTAAGCTCCGCACCGGCACGCTGTACGACGCGAGCGACATCCTCGACGCGCAGCAGGCGGTCTTCGCGCTGGGTGCCTTCTCCACCGTGGAGGTGGAGGCGGATGTCGTGGCCGGCGTCAACGTGGTGCCCATCGTCATCCGCGTCACGCCCGCTCAACGCAACCGCTTCATGCTGGGCGGCGGCGTTCAGACGGGCCAGGCGCTGAGCACCACCGATGGGGACGCGCAGCTCGTGAACCAGTGGGACTTGCACGTGCTCGCGGGTTGGGAGAACCGAAACCTGTTCGGCGGCATGCGACGCCTCTCCCTCGAGGACCGTGTGCGCCTGATCTCGAACGAGCAGTTTCCCCGCTTTTCGAGCTTCGCCGCGAACCAGAACCTCGGCAACGTGCTGACGCTCGAGTTCGAGCAGCCCGCCTTCATCGAGGCGCGCACGTCGCTCAAGATCACGGGCCTGTACGACGTGGGGCCCGATCCCTACGCAGCGTTCTTCCGGCACGCCATTCGTGCTGGCGTCGACCTCGAGCGCGCGTTCTGGGAGCGGCGCATCCGCATCTCCGCGGGCATCCACATCGCCTCGTACATGGTGCCGGGAAGCCCCATGTCCGCATCAGACGCTCAGCAAGATTGGCTGGTCACGTACTGGCAGCAGACGCTGGAGCTCGACCTGCGCGACCAGCCCGTGCGCACTCGGCAGGGGCTGTATCTGAGCCTGCGCCTGCAAGAGGCGGGCTTCGGCCTACCGAGCAACTGGAGCTACCTCCGCATCCTCCCCGAGATCCGCGCGTATGCCCCGCTGCCGGCGGGCATCGTGCTCGCGGGCCGCTTTCGCATAGGGGCGATCTTCGGCCGCGAGAACTTCGGAGACGCCATCAGCGCCGACAACCCGCTGCGCATGGGGCCGGACATCCATCGCTTTCGTGGCGGCGGGCCCGTGAGCAACCGTGGCTTCCTCGCGCAGCGCTTGGGCGACGGCGAAGCGGGCGGCACGCGCCTGTGGGAGGCCAACCTCGAGCTGCGCGTGCCCATCAGCCAGAACCTCTGGCTGGCCACTTTCGCCGACATGGGGGACGCGAGCCGCGAGGAGCGCTTCCGGTTCAACTACCTGCAGCTGAGCGTGGGCGGCGGCGTTCGCTACTACACCATCGTGGGCCCCATCCGCGTGGACGTCGGCTTCCGAGTGCCGGGCGCGCAAGTTCTCGGCGGGGGCGACCAGCGTGAGCTCGGGTACTGCACCGAGCCCGACACGCTGGTGGTGGTGGACTGCGCGGGGTCTTCCCATCGCGGACGGCTCTTCGGCGGCCCGGGCGGGGCGATTCACATCACGCTGGGCGACGCCTTCTGA
- a CDS encoding AMP-binding protein, which produces MKRLDTLRDNALATALMSRAAYYSMVKLREDSDLTPVRLVEHWAEQQPNGLAITGPDGSYTYRALDGGANAVARSLQALGMEKGQRLVLMMASRPEFLVATLGAAKLGVATALLPSTLVGDALVHALRVIRPDAVLVGSECHAAWTALGEGGAGLPKKRLVWADVREPLELDRWAEDPQRPLPEWDDFARRVRDASGKPLSVSDGHDMRLPFVLLASGGPSELPRITLVTNQRFLQGCYYFGQAVLKSNPTDVTYNAGLPLAHRAAFYQAWGVALTGGGALALRRSFDPAAFWEDCDRYDVTLVAYLGSTCRGLLRAPVHPKETTHRTRVWLGSGLAAEVWSVFKERFSVPSLLENYIATGGHVGLINLSGHEGMVGRLGAGRGQVLARVDPVTEEFIREGGKLVQAGPGESGVLLAKIGPLMAFEGFEDPADNAASILVNPFGKDERYVNTRDLMTLHEGQWVSFAARVADDVRVYGMTLGSADIEDICAEVAGVRDACAYPVVTDGERAVMVALVVDPSFSFDAFARHVHTQLPRDARPRFVRLEASLATTSSRRPVKGALFVEGADPSRTSAPVFELLSSGSYAPVGAAARPAGRGEQALIAPE; this is translated from the coding sequence ATGAAGCGGCTCGACACGCTGCGCGACAACGCGCTCGCCACGGCCTTGATGTCGCGCGCGGCCTACTACTCCATGGTCAAGCTGCGCGAGGACTCGGACCTCACGCCCGTGCGGCTGGTGGAGCACTGGGCCGAGCAGCAGCCCAACGGCCTGGCCATCACGGGCCCGGACGGCAGCTACACCTATCGCGCCCTCGACGGCGGCGCCAACGCCGTGGCGCGCTCGCTGCAGGCCCTGGGCATGGAGAAGGGCCAACGCCTGGTGCTCATGATGGCGAGCCGGCCCGAGTTCTTGGTCGCCACGCTGGGCGCCGCCAAGCTGGGCGTGGCCACGGCGCTGCTGCCCAGCACGCTGGTAGGCGACGCGCTCGTGCATGCGCTGCGCGTGATTCGCCCCGACGCGGTGCTGGTGGGGTCCGAGTGCCACGCCGCCTGGACCGCGCTGGGCGAGGGTGGTGCCGGGCTGCCCAAGAAGCGGCTGGTGTGGGCCGACGTGCGCGAGCCTCTCGAGCTGGACCGCTGGGCAGAGGACCCGCAGCGGCCGCTGCCCGAGTGGGACGACTTCGCGCGGCGTGTGCGCGACGCCTCCGGCAAGCCGCTGTCCGTGAGCGATGGGCACGACATGCGGCTGCCCTTCGTGCTGTTGGCCAGCGGCGGGCCTTCGGAGCTGCCGCGCATCACCCTGGTGACCAACCAGCGCTTCCTGCAGGGCTGCTACTACTTCGGGCAGGCCGTTCTCAAGAGCAACCCCACCGACGTGACGTACAACGCCGGGCTGCCGCTGGCGCACCGCGCCGCGTTCTACCAAGCGTGGGGCGTGGCGCTCACGGGAGGGGGCGCACTGGCGCTGCGGCGCAGCTTCGACCCGGCCGCGTTCTGGGAAGACTGCGACCGCTACGACGTGACGTTGGTGGCGTATCTGGGTTCTACCTGCCGCGGCCTGCTGCGTGCCCCCGTGCACCCCAAGGAGACCACGCACCGCACGCGCGTCTGGCTGGGCAGCGGGCTCGCTGCCGAGGTCTGGAGCGTCTTCAAGGAGCGCTTCAGCGTGCCTTCGCTGCTCGAGAACTACATCGCCACGGGCGGCCATGTGGGGCTCATCAACCTCTCGGGCCACGAGGGTATGGTGGGTCGCCTCGGAGCAGGGCGCGGGCAAGTGCTGGCGCGCGTAGACCCCGTCACCGAAGAGTTCATTCGCGAGGGCGGAAAGCTGGTGCAGGCCGGCCCCGGTGAGTCCGGCGTGCTGTTGGCGAAGATCGGCCCGCTCATGGCGTTCGAGGGCTTCGAGGACCCGGCCGACAACGCCGCCAGCATCCTGGTGAACCCGTTCGGGAAGGACGAGCGCTACGTGAACACGCGCGACTTGATGACCCTGCACGAGGGGCAGTGGGTGTCGTTCGCCGCCCGCGTGGCCGACGACGTGCGGGTGTATGGCATGACGCTGGGCTCGGCCGACATCGAGGACATCTGCGCCGAGGTGGCCGGTGTGCGCGACGCCTGCGCGTACCCGGTGGTCACCGACGGCGAGCGGGCCGTGATGGTGGCGCTGGTGGTGGACCCGAGCTTCTCGTTCGACGCCTTCGCGCGGCACGTGCACACGCAGCTCCCACGAGACGCCCGGCCCCGCTTCGTGCGGCTCGAGGCCAGCCTGGCCACCACGTCCAGCCGTCGTCCCGTCAAGGGGGCGCTCTTCGTGGAGGGAGCCGACCCCAGCCGCACGTCTGCGCCCGTGTTCGAGCTGCTGAGCAGCGGGAGCTACGCGCCCGTGGGAGCGGCCGCGCGCCCGGCCGGCCGAGGCGAGCAAGCCCTGATCGCGCCCGAGTGA
- a CDS encoding right-handed parallel beta-helix repeat-containing protein — protein sequence MGNVFRALVGTLIVGLLWGARSAHAEEYVVGSGSYPTLASVPWSSLTAGDIVTIPHRAEPYRETFAVTTSGTAQSPILIRGTRGAGNARPVIDGENAVQGAGTHVRSLLSLRNGAQHVVVEGLEFRNAHIDFAHDGLFPGHNASGIYVEDASHVVIRDCELHGNGNGLFSAPGTVDLRVERNYLWGNGNVGRALEHNSYTETDGIVFEGNRYGPLCSGCLGNNLKDRSAGTVIRYNFIEGGNRALDLVHAQTDDEDFTMRVASTPTYVYGNVFIKIDDTTQSQVVHFGGDDDTFPETYRRTLRFYNNTVYSTRAVRTTFFHADAPAPDLDIRNSIFVTPSSTQIYLLDSSTSTGATVAIVNSYLPPTWDVSVEAALDAVVTTTSVTTGTTPGFVDGAAFDFHLVPNATVRNGGAALAGGVPALLLEYVAHLATAPRNADGPLDLGAFEVCDGDCEPVVAPDGGVTPIGDGGVIPMPDGSTGADGGTEPGDGGGCGCSVQKRSSSPWLALGLGLVGVLAWRLRRRRPA from the coding sequence ATGGGAAACGTCTTCCGTGCCTTGGTCGGGACCTTGATCGTCGGCTTGCTGTGGGGTGCGCGCAGCGCGCATGCCGAGGAATACGTCGTCGGCAGCGGCAGCTACCCCACGCTCGCCAGCGTGCCCTGGAGCTCGCTCACGGCGGGCGACATCGTGACCATCCCGCATCGCGCCGAGCCGTACCGCGAGACGTTCGCGGTCACCACGTCGGGCACCGCGCAGTCGCCCATCCTCATCCGCGGCACGCGCGGCGCTGGCAACGCGCGGCCCGTCATCGACGGTGAGAACGCGGTGCAGGGCGCGGGCACGCACGTGCGCTCGCTGCTCAGCCTGCGCAACGGCGCGCAGCACGTCGTCGTGGAGGGGCTCGAGTTCCGCAACGCGCACATCGACTTCGCGCACGACGGCCTCTTCCCCGGACACAACGCGTCGGGCATCTACGTGGAGGACGCATCGCACGTGGTCATCCGCGACTGCGAGCTGCACGGCAACGGCAACGGCCTGTTCTCGGCGCCGGGCACGGTGGACCTCCGCGTGGAGCGCAACTACCTGTGGGGCAACGGCAACGTGGGGCGCGCGCTCGAGCACAACAGCTACACCGAGACGGACGGCATCGTGTTCGAGGGCAACCGCTACGGGCCCCTGTGCAGCGGCTGCTTGGGCAACAACCTGAAGGACCGCTCGGCCGGCACGGTCATTCGCTACAACTTCATCGAGGGCGGCAACCGCGCGCTCGACCTGGTGCACGCGCAGACCGACGACGAAGACTTCACCATGCGCGTGGCCAGCACGCCCACCTACGTCTACGGCAACGTGTTCATCAAGATCGACGACACCACCCAGTCGCAGGTGGTGCACTTCGGCGGCGACGACGACACCTTCCCCGAGACCTACCGCCGCACGCTGCGCTTCTACAACAACACCGTGTACTCCACCCGCGCGGTGCGCACGACGTTCTTCCACGCGGACGCGCCCGCGCCCGACCTCGACATCCGCAACAGCATCTTCGTGACGCCCAGCTCCACGCAGATCTACCTGCTGGACAGCAGCACCAGCACGGGCGCCACCGTGGCCATCGTGAACAGCTACCTGCCGCCCACCTGGGACGTGAGCGTGGAAGCCGCGCTCGACGCCGTGGTGACCACCACCAGCGTCACCACCGGCACCACGCCCGGCTTCGTGGACGGGGCCGCGTTCGACTTCCACCTGGTGCCCAACGCCACCGTGCGCAACGGCGGCGCGGCGCTGGCGGGTGGCGTCCCGGCGCTGCTGCTCGAGTACGTGGCGCACCTGGCCACCGCTCCGCGCAACGCAGACGGCCCGCTCGACCTCGGCGCGTTCGAGGTCTGCGACGGCGACTGCGAGCCCGTGGTGGCCCCCGACGGTGGCGTCACGCCCATCGGTGACGGCGGGGTCATCCCCATGCCGGACGGCAGCACCGGCGCGGACGGCGGAACGGAGCCCGGCGACGGGGGTGGCTGCGGCTGCAGCGTTCAGAAGCGCTCATCATCGCCCTGGCTCGCGTTGGGCCTGGGTCTCGTGGGCGTGCTCGCGTGGCGCCTCAGAAGGCGTCGCCCAGCGTGA
- a CDS encoding TIGR00159 family protein — MIDFVIQLYTAMTTGVANFFDRAAADVLRDCLDIGIVATLIYAMLVMLKGTRAMQMAIGMGLLLLGYAAARQFGLLTTWQILDKLTTYVVLIIVVIFQADIRRALTRVGSSSLFRGQRTAKETQVIEEVIKAANQLAQKRIGALIVFERGTSLAEFMEEGTTLDATVSKELLYTIFIPSFENPMHDGALVIRDGRVWQAGAFLPLAGAVDRTLGARHRAALGITQETDAVVVVVSEERGAVSLCFDGNIVRNLDGRSLRDALFGLFYRPARNSRPPPPPTGRISLVGGEGVGTGSRGAVEPRDATPTVPTNTKRRGEETLP; from the coding sequence ATGATTGACTTCGTCATTCAGCTCTACACGGCCATGACCACGGGGGTGGCCAACTTCTTCGACCGCGCGGCGGCCGACGTGCTGCGCGACTGCCTCGACATCGGCATCGTGGCCACGCTGATCTACGCCATGCTGGTGATGCTCAAGGGCACCCGGGCCATGCAGATGGCCATCGGCATGGGGCTCTTGCTGCTGGGCTACGCTGCGGCGCGGCAGTTCGGCCTGCTCACCACGTGGCAGATCCTCGACAAGCTCACCACGTACGTGGTGCTCATCATCGTGGTCATCTTCCAGGCCGACATCCGGCGCGCGCTCACGCGCGTGGGCAGCAGCTCGCTCTTCCGCGGGCAGCGCACGGCCAAAGAGACGCAGGTCATCGAGGAGGTCATCAAGGCCGCCAACCAGCTGGCCCAGAAACGCATCGGCGCGCTCATCGTGTTCGAGCGCGGCACCTCGCTGGCCGAGTTCATGGAGGAGGGCACCACGCTCGACGCCACCGTCAGCAAGGAGCTGCTCTACACCATCTTCATCCCCAGCTTCGAGAACCCCATGCACGACGGCGCGCTGGTGATCCGCGACGGACGCGTGTGGCAGGCAGGCGCCTTCTTGCCCCTGGCCGGCGCAGTGGACCGCACGCTCGGGGCGCGCCATCGCGCTGCGCTCGGCATCACGCAGGAGACCGACGCGGTGGTGGTGGTGGTCAGCGAAGAGCGCGGCGCCGTGTCGCTGTGCTTCGACGGCAACATCGTGCGCAACCTCGACGGCCGCTCGCTGCGTGACGCGCTCTTCGGTTTGTTCTACCGCCCGGCACGCAACAGCCGCCCGCCGCCGCCGCCCACGGGGCGCATCTCGCTGGTGGGGGGCGAAGGCGTGGGCACGGGCAGCCGCGGGGCCGTCGAGCCGCGCGACGCCACGCCCACGGTGCCCACCAACACCAAGCGGCGCGGCGAGGAGACGCTGCCATGA
- the folP gene encoding dihydropteroate synthase → MQGGHTPRDNNAEPATLHQGAGVVACALWGVLNVTPDSFSDGGLFLDRTAALARAEAMRRAGADVIDVGGESTRPAGKAYGAGYVAVSEDEEIRRTEPVVAELCAAGITVSIDTTKPEVARRAARAGARYLNDVSGGASPALLEVAAEEGLTLVLMHNRGRGEVAGAQIAYDDVVTDVLRELSLAAQRAMDVGVPRARVWIDPGIGFAKTSAQSAALLARTHELVASGFPVLVGPSRKSFIAELSPRADGTKPPPDERVFGTAAAVCAAVMGGAAAVRVHDVAEMRQVVDVSLGMRRAAQQRGAHD, encoded by the coding sequence ATGCAGGGGGGCCACACGCCTCGAGACAACAACGCAGAGCCCGCCACCCTTCACCAGGGGGCGGGCGTCGTCGCTTGTGCCCTCTGGGGCGTCCTCAACGTCACGCCGGACTCGTTCAGCGATGGCGGGCTGTTCTTGGACCGCACCGCGGCGCTCGCGCGGGCGGAGGCCATGCGCCGCGCCGGGGCCGACGTCATCGACGTGGGGGGGGAGTCCACACGCCCGGCCGGCAAGGCCTACGGCGCGGGCTACGTGGCGGTCAGCGAGGACGAGGAGATCCGCCGCACCGAGCCGGTGGTGGCGGAGCTCTGCGCGGCCGGCATCACGGTCAGCATCGACACCACCAAGCCCGAGGTGGCTCGCCGGGCCGCGCGGGCGGGCGCGCGCTATCTGAACGACGTGAGCGGCGGGGCGAGCCCGGCGCTGCTCGAGGTGGCCGCCGAAGAGGGGCTCACCTTGGTGCTGATGCACAATCGCGGACGAGGTGAAGTAGCCGGCGCACAGATCGCGTACGATGACGTCGTGACCGACGTGTTGCGTGAGCTCTCGCTGGCGGCCCAGCGAGCGATGGACGTTGGCGTGCCGCGCGCGCGTGTGTGGATCGATCCGGGCATCGGGTTCGCGAAGACCTCAGCGCAATCGGCGGCGCTGCTGGCGCGCACCCACGAGCTGGTCGCGTCGGGCTTCCCCGTCTTGGTGGGCCCGTCGCGCAAGTCGTTCATCGCGGAGCTCTCGCCGCGCGCCGATGGTACCAAGCCACCCCCCGACGAGCGCGTCTTCGGGACGGCTGCCGCGGTGTGCGCCGCGGTCATGGGCGGCGCAGCGGCCGTGCGCGTGCACGATGTGGCCGAGATGCGCCAAGTGGTGGATGTGTCCCTCGGCATGCGGCGCGCCGCGCAGCAGCGGGGTGCGCATGATTGA